The following proteins are encoded in a genomic region of Falsibacillus pallidus:
- the rpsD gene encoding 30S ribosomal protein S4 — MARYTGPSWKLSRRLGISLSGTGKELEKRPYAPGQHGPNQRKKISEYGLQLQEKQKLRHMYGVTERQFRNLFDNAGKLQGKHGENFMILLEARLDNVVYRLGLARTRRQARQLVNHGHILVDGKRVDIPSFRVQPGQAISLREKSRSLSIVKEAVEVNNFVPDFLTFDADKLEGTFTRMPERSELPAEINEALIVEFYSR; from the coding sequence ATGGCTCGATATACTGGTCCAAGCTGGAAACTTTCCCGTCGTCTTGGAATCTCTCTAAGCGGAACTGGAAAAGAATTAGAAAAGCGTCCTTACGCTCCAGGACAACATGGTCCTAACCAACGTAAAAAAATCTCTGAATACGGATTGCAGCTTCAAGAGAAGCAAAAACTTCGTCACATGTATGGTGTGACTGAGCGTCAATTCCGTAATCTTTTTGATAACGCTGGTAAATTGCAAGGTAAACACGGTGAAAACTTCATGATCCTTCTTGAAGCTCGTCTTGACAACGTTGTATACCGTTTAGGTTTAGCGCGCACTCGCCGCCAAGCTCGTCAGCTTGTAAACCACGGTCACATCCTTGTTGACGGAAAACGTGTTGATATCCCTTCATTCCGTGTACAACCTGGCCAAGCAATCAGCTTGCGTGAAAAATCCCGCAGCCTTTCAATCGTTAAAGAAGCAGTTGAAGTTAACAACTTCGTACCTGATTTCTTAACTTTTGATGCAGATAAGTTAGAAGGAACTTTCACTCGTATGCCTGAACGTTCTGAACTTCCTGCTGAAATCAATGAAGCATTAATCGTTGAGTTCTACTCTCGTTAA
- a CDS encoding pyruvate oxidase, whose protein sequence is MFEKRTGEVLTDIMIDWGIDHIYGLPGDSINELMDDLRKKKEEIQFIQVRHEETAALAAASYGKLTGKLGVCLSIAGPGAVHLLNGLYDAKEDGAPVLALVGQVTSDEVGTDSFQELHLERLFSDVAVFSKRVQSEHQLPDLLNQAIRSAYTENGVSVLIIPDDLSAQAYKTKEPLTSSVKVEQDVFPSIQQLEKAHGLIKKAKKPIILAGRGTKHARDELLSFAEKIGSPIIVSLLGKGVIPDEHPYCLGHLGQIGTRPAYHAMKDTDLLIMIGTSFPYRKFLPKEVEAIQIDVDPRKIGKRYPITQGLVGDSKAVLSWLSAKNDYTPDTAYLEKAQEQMASWRKDLVEEKEDKTERLRGAQVMRELQKVLADDAILSVDVGNVTVWTSRYLNLTNQKMIVSGYLATMGCGLPGAIAGKIAYPDKQVVAVCGDGGFTMVMHDFVTAVKYNLPIMVVILNNSKIGMIQYEQQEIGHLNYETDLADIDFAQFAQACGGEGYRVQNPDELESAMKKAALSKKPVILDVMIELQPPLPGKITYDQAVHYTEYLIQEFFEKGHVDMPPFKKALKRLF, encoded by the coding sequence GTGTTCGAAAAACGGACAGGTGAAGTATTGACCGACATTATGATCGATTGGGGCATAGACCATATTTATGGACTACCCGGAGATTCAATTAACGAATTAATGGACGATCTGCGAAAGAAAAAGGAAGAAATTCAATTTATTCAAGTACGGCATGAAGAGACAGCTGCGCTGGCCGCTGCGTCATATGGAAAACTTACAGGGAAACTTGGTGTATGCCTTTCCATTGCCGGCCCAGGTGCTGTCCACTTATTGAATGGTCTTTATGATGCTAAAGAAGATGGGGCACCCGTTCTTGCGCTTGTAGGACAGGTTACAAGTGATGAAGTTGGAACCGACTCCTTTCAGGAACTACATCTGGAAAGGCTATTTTCAGATGTTGCGGTTTTCAGCAAGCGGGTCCAATCTGAACACCAGCTTCCTGATTTATTGAACCAGGCGATCCGTTCGGCCTATACAGAAAATGGCGTGAGTGTATTGATCATTCCAGACGACTTATCAGCTCAAGCCTATAAAACAAAAGAACCGCTTACTTCTTCTGTAAAAGTCGAACAAGATGTTTTCCCTTCCATCCAGCAGCTTGAAAAAGCACATGGACTCATTAAAAAAGCAAAAAAACCGATCATCCTGGCAGGCAGGGGCACAAAGCACGCCCGCGATGAGCTTCTCTCTTTTGCAGAAAAAATCGGCTCTCCTATCATTGTCAGCCTGTTAGGAAAAGGAGTCATACCTGATGAACATCCGTATTGTCTTGGGCATCTCGGCCAAATCGGAACGCGGCCTGCCTACCATGCAATGAAAGATACAGACCTTCTCATAATGATCGGAACTTCCTTTCCATATCGCAAATTCCTGCCGAAGGAAGTAGAAGCTATTCAAATCGATGTCGATCCAAGAAAAATCGGAAAGCGCTACCCTATTACACAAGGACTAGTCGGAGATTCCAAAGCCGTTCTTTCATGGTTAAGTGCGAAAAATGACTATACGCCGGATACCGCCTATCTAGAAAAGGCACAGGAGCAGATGGCTTCATGGAGAAAAGATCTGGTCGAAGAAAAAGAGGATAAAACAGAGCGTCTTCGCGGTGCCCAAGTCATGCGGGAGCTGCAAAAGGTATTGGCGGATGATGCAATCCTTTCAGTGGATGTAGGAAATGTTACGGTATGGACTTCCCGCTATTTAAACCTCACAAATCAAAAAATGATTGTATCAGGATACTTAGCAACGATGGGCTGCGGCCTGCCGGGGGCGATTGCCGGGAAGATTGCCTATCCTGACAAACAGGTCGTCGCAGTATGCGGAGATGGCGGATTCACTATGGTCATGCATGATTTTGTTACAGCTGTTAAGTATAACCTTCCGATAATGGTTGTCATCCTTAACAACAGTAAAATTGGTATGATTCAATATGAGCAGCAGGAGATTGGTCATTTAAACTACGAAACTGATTTGGCGGATATCGATTTTGCCCAATTCGCTCAAGCATGCGGCGGGGAAGGTTATCGTGTCCAAAATCCCGATGAACTGGAATCAGCCATGAAAAAGGCGGCATTATCTAAGAAGCCTGTGATTCTTGATGTCATGATTGAACTGCAGCCTCCGCTTCCGGGAAAAATAACATATGATCAAGCAGTACATTATACAGAATACTTAATTCAGGAATTTTTTGAAAAAGGGCATGTGGATATGCCTCCGTTCAAAAAAGCATTGAAGCGCCTGTTTTGA
- the tyrS gene encoding tyrosine--tRNA ligase, giving the protein MELLNDLKWRGIIYQQTDEKGLEELLETEKISIYCGVDPTADSMHIGHLLPFLTLRRFQEHGHRPIVLVGGATGLIGDPSGKSEERQLQTLETVQHNADCLKGQLESIFDFSGDNGAQMTNNYDWIGAIDMVTFLRDFGKHIGINYMLAKDTIASRLETGISFTEFTYTILQAMDFNHLYANYNCRLQIGGSDQWGNITTGLELIRKMQGSEAKAFGLTIPLVTKADGTKFGKTEGGAIWLDPEKTSPYEFYQFWINTADADVVKYLKYFTFLSHEEIDALEKAVEEEAHLRMAQKTLAEEMTRLIHGEGALEQAIKITEALFSGDIKKLSSAEIKQGFKDVPTYEQKRDEEAVLVDVLVNAKISPSKRQAREDIQNGAVYINGERNTDTAHILSQEDKMGGEFTIIRRGKKKYYMIKYI; this is encoded by the coding sequence GTGGAATTATTAAATGATTTGAAGTGGCGGGGGATCATCTACCAGCAGACAGATGAAAAAGGTCTGGAAGAACTATTGGAAACAGAAAAAATCTCCATTTATTGTGGGGTCGATCCGACAGCAGACAGCATGCATATTGGACATCTTCTTCCTTTCCTGACATTGAGAAGGTTCCAAGAGCATGGGCATCGTCCGATCGTACTGGTTGGAGGCGCAACAGGACTAATCGGTGATCCAAGCGGCAAGAGTGAAGAAAGACAACTTCAAACCCTGGAAACGGTCCAGCATAACGCTGACTGCCTAAAAGGGCAGCTTGAAAGCATCTTTGATTTCAGCGGCGACAATGGAGCGCAGATGACGAACAACTATGATTGGATCGGCGCGATCGACATGGTGACATTCTTGAGGGACTTCGGAAAGCACATCGGGATCAACTACATGCTCGCGAAGGATACCATTGCATCACGCTTAGAAACGGGGATTTCTTTTACAGAGTTCACATACACGATTTTACAGGCAATGGACTTCAACCATCTTTACGCTAATTATAATTGCCGCCTTCAAATCGGCGGAAGCGATCAATGGGGCAATATTACGACAGGTCTTGAATTGATCCGCAAGATGCAGGGAAGTGAAGCAAAAGCATTCGGTCTGACAATTCCGTTAGTGACGAAAGCGGACGGAACGAAATTCGGAAAAACAGAAGGCGGCGCAATTTGGCTGGATCCTGAAAAAACGTCTCCATATGAATTCTATCAATTCTGGATCAATACAGCAGATGCGGATGTAGTGAAATATCTCAAATATTTCACATTCCTCTCGCATGAAGAGATTGATGCATTAGAAAAAGCAGTGGAAGAAGAAGCGCATTTGAGAATGGCGCAAAAAACACTTGCCGAAGAAATGACTCGGTTGATTCATGGAGAAGGAGCACTAGAGCAGGCTATTAAAATTACTGAAGCTTTATTCAGCGGTGATATCAAGAAATTGAGCTCAGCTGAAATCAAGCAGGGATTCAAAGATGTACCGACCTATGAACAAAAAAGGGATGAAGAAGCAGTACTGGTCGATGTATTGGTCAATGCAAAGATTTCTCCGTCCAAGCGCCAGGCAAGGGAAGATATCCAAAACGGCGCAGTCTACATCAACGGCGAAAGAAATACGGACACGGCCCACATATTGTCACAAGAAGACAAAATGGGCGGCGAATTCACCATCATCCGCAGAGGGAAAAAGAAGTACTACATGATTAAATATATTTAA
- a CDS encoding transglycosylase domain-containing protein: protein MKEKWKRLSEKLSTYYHKAQNKKIQKSARITYGVLWNLLLIFLVVLVMGFSFAGGVGAGYFASLVHKEPIRSYAEMKKNIYNYEETSNLYFANDVYLGKLRSDLEREEVSIKDVSPYLKDAIVATEDQYFYEHHGVVPKSIFRALFQEFTNSSVQTGGSTLTQQLIKNQILTNEVSFERKAKEILLALRLEKFFKKDEILEAYLNVSTFGRNSSGRNIAGVQSAAKGLFGVEAKDLNLPQSAFIAGLPQSPFGYTPFTNQGKLKDKEGLQPGLDRMKIVLQRMHDNGFISDKEYQSASNYDIVKDFIPSKPSVLEKYPYLTFEIEDRASDVMAGILAKKDGYTEEDLKKDKELKGKYKTLAGRNLRQNGYQIHTTINKDIYDKMQKAKDQYDSYGPTLKDTVKDPDTGENIKKPAPVQVGAILIENETGKILSFVGGRDFNIEQVNHATQSRRSTGSTIKPLAVYGPAMELGKSAPGAIIPDVEMYLNPQDPGNAWPHNYNASKFSGLVSARYALAKSLNVPAVKTYESILDQQPAHFLDKMGFSSLTKTDYYIPSLALGGLTNGVTVEENVNAFATFANGGQFVDAYLIDKITDKDGNTVYQHESTPVDVFSPQTSYLMIDMMRDVLKYGTAASVPYRLKFSTDWAGKTGTSQDQKDSWFIATNPKVTFGTWTGYDTPRDLKKALNGIGGPTYSLRNLGIWEALMNSAYEAAPEEIAPKERFKMPGGIVSRSYCAVSGMLPSEACSKAGLVETDIFNAKYVPNEKDDSLVDGKYVQAGGKKYLALPTTPSEFSSSGLILNPDFVKEITGGKMVSPDARQLIPNNSSWNKILVADDKMEDDGAIPSPVSASASGSTVAWSPSSSKDVIGYRVYRITGGNAMQRAASVHAGGSLSTSVSSGRYVVAAVDIAGNESIESNTVTIGGASPSKPEKPDKPEKPGKPDKPEKPDKPADGDGGTEPGGSDTETGTTPPPDSTTP from the coding sequence ATGAAGGAAAAATGGAAACGATTATCCGAAAAGCTCAGTACATACTATCATAAAGCACAAAATAAAAAAATTCAAAAAAGCGCCAGAATTACATACGGGGTCCTCTGGAACCTCCTTTTGATATTTTTGGTTGTATTAGTCATGGGCTTTTCTTTTGCAGGCGGAGTCGGTGCAGGCTATTTTGCCTCACTTGTCCATAAGGAGCCCATCCGATCTTATGCCGAAATGAAAAAGAACATATACAACTATGAAGAAACTTCCAATCTTTATTTCGCAAATGATGTATATCTAGGCAAACTTCGATCTGATCTGGAACGTGAAGAAGTGTCCATCAAAGATGTTTCGCCTTATTTGAAAGATGCCATCGTGGCTACCGAGGATCAGTATTTTTATGAACATCACGGAGTTGTGCCGAAGTCCATTTTCCGGGCATTGTTCCAGGAGTTTACGAACTCTTCTGTCCAGACAGGCGGAAGTACACTTACACAGCAATTGATTAAAAATCAGATCCTCACGAATGAAGTATCATTCGAACGGAAAGCAAAAGAAATCCTCCTCGCACTTCGTTTGGAGAAATTCTTTAAAAAAGATGAAATATTGGAAGCTTACTTGAATGTTTCCACTTTCGGGAGGAATTCTTCCGGAAGAAACATTGCAGGTGTACAATCAGCAGCAAAGGGCCTTTTTGGGGTGGAAGCAAAAGATTTAAATCTTCCTCAATCCGCGTTCATTGCTGGGCTTCCGCAAAGCCCATTCGGCTATACCCCTTTTACCAATCAAGGAAAACTTAAAGATAAAGAGGGGCTTCAGCCTGGATTGGATCGAATGAAGATCGTCCTTCAGCGGATGCATGACAACGGTTTTATTTCCGACAAAGAATATCAGTCGGCATCAAACTATGATATTGTGAAAGATTTCATCCCTTCAAAACCAAGTGTTTTGGAAAAATACCCATATTTGACTTTTGAAATAGAAGACAGGGCATCTGATGTCATGGCGGGCATCCTCGCTAAAAAAGACGGGTATACAGAAGAAGACTTGAAAAAAGATAAAGAATTAAAAGGCAAATATAAAACATTAGCCGGCCGAAACCTTCGCCAAAACGGCTATCAGATTCATACAACCATCAACAAGGATATATATGACAAGATGCAGAAGGCCAAAGATCAATATGATAGCTATGGCCCTACATTGAAGGATACCGTAAAAGATCCAGATACCGGGGAGAATATTAAAAAGCCTGCACCTGTTCAGGTCGGGGCAATATTGATTGAAAATGAAACAGGTAAAATCCTGAGCTTTGTCGGGGGCAGGGATTTCAATATCGAACAAGTGAACCATGCAACACAATCCCGGAGATCCACTGGTTCCACCATTAAACCACTGGCAGTATACGGACCAGCCATGGAACTTGGAAAATCAGCTCCAGGCGCCATCATCCCGGATGTTGAAATGTACTTGAATCCGCAGGACCCAGGCAATGCATGGCCGCACAACTATAATGCATCGAAATTCAGCGGCCTCGTGTCAGCCCGATACGCACTGGCTAAATCACTGAACGTCCCTGCCGTTAAGACTTACGAAAGCATCTTGGATCAGCAGCCGGCACACTTCTTGGATAAAATGGGCTTCAGCTCGTTGACGAAAACGGACTACTATATCCCTTCCCTTGCACTCGGAGGGCTCACCAACGGGGTGACAGTTGAAGAAAACGTCAATGCGTTCGCAACATTTGCCAATGGCGGTCAATTTGTGGATGCCTATCTGATTGATAAAATTACTGATAAAGATGGAAATACCGTCTATCAGCATGAAAGCACTCCAGTGGACGTATTCAGTCCGCAGACTTCTTATCTCATGATCGATATGATGAGAGACGTATTGAAGTATGGAACAGCTGCTTCCGTTCCATACCGATTGAAGTTCTCCACTGATTGGGCAGGGAAAACCGGTACTTCCCAGGATCAAAAAGATTCCTGGTTCATTGCAACGAATCCAAAGGTGACATTCGGCACATGGACAGGCTATGATACACCGAGAGATTTGAAAAAAGCATTAAACGGAATTGGCGGTCCTACTTACAGTCTAAGAAACCTTGGCATTTGGGAAGCATTGATGAATTCCGCCTACGAGGCAGCACCAGAGGAAATTGCTCCAAAAGAACGCTTTAAAATGCCTGGTGGAATCGTCAGCAGATCCTACTGCGCAGTTTCCGGCATGCTGCCTTCAGAAGCGTGCAGCAAAGCAGGACTTGTTGAAACGGATATATTCAATGCGAAATATGTCCCTAATGAAAAAGACGACAGCCTAGTGGATGGAAAGTATGTTCAGGCAGGCGGAAAGAAATATCTTGCCCTTCCAACGACGCCATCCGAGTTCTCAAGCTCCGGCCTGATATTGAATCCTGATTTCGTAAAAGAAATAACCGGGGGGAAAATGGTCAGTCCTGATGCCCGCCAGCTTATTCCGAATAACAGCAGCTGGAATAAGATTTTGGTTGCGGATGACAAAATGGAAGACGATGGAGCTATTCCTTCACCTGTCAGCGCATCAGCGTCCGGATCCACAGTGGCTTGGTCTCCTTCTTCCAGCAAGGATGTCATTGGATACCGCGTCTACAGAATCACAGGCGGAAATGCAATGCAGCGAGCAGCATCAGTGCATGCCGGCGGATCGCTTTCAACAAGTGTATCCAGCGGACGATATGTTGTTGCAGCCGTTGATATAGCAGGAAATGAATCCATTGAATCAAATACGGTTACAATCGGGGGAGCAAGCCCAAGTAAGCCTGAGAAACCGGATAAGCCTGAGAAGCCAGGCAAACCGGACAAACCTGAAAAACCGGATAAACCAGCTGATGGAGATGGGGGAACAGAACCAGGAGGCTCAGACACTGAAACAGGCACTACCCCACCTCCTGATTCTACTACTCCTTAA
- the acsA gene encoding acetate--CoA ligase: MKVEALSAIQGDFNLKNYNETYDSFNWKDVENQFSWYETGKVNLAYEAIDRHAETHRKNKVALYYRDASRNEKYTFKDMKEETNKAANVFRSFGDVEKGDRVFIFMPRSPELYFAVLGAIKLGAIVGPLFEAFMEGAVKDRLEDSEAKVLVTTPELLERVPVDELPALKHIFLVGNDVKEEGKYIDFLKKMETASKHAEIEWVDRTDGLILHYTSGSTGKPKGVLHVHNAMIQHYQTAKWVLDLKEDDVYWCTADPGWVTGTSYGIFGPWLTGTSNVIVGGRFSPENWYQTIEDFGVTVWYSAPTAFRMLMGAGDDIVKKFNLSSLRHILSVGEPLNPEVVRWGMKVFNLRIHDTWWMTETGAQLICNYPCMEIKPGSMGKPIPGVKAAIVDDQGKELPPNRMGNLAIKKGWPSMMHTIWKNEPKYQSYFMPGDWYVSGDSAYMDKDGYFWFQGRVDDVIMTSGERVGPFEVESKLVEHPAIAEAGVIGKPDPVRGEIIKAFVALRTGYEATDELKEEIRQFVKKGLAAHAAPREIEFRDKLPKTRSGKIMRRVLKAWELDLPTGDLSTMED, from the coding sequence ATGAAAGTGGAAGCGCTATCAGCAATACAAGGTGACTTTAATTTAAAGAACTATAATGAAACGTATGATTCCTTTAACTGGAAAGATGTTGAAAACCAGTTTAGCTGGTATGAAACGGGTAAGGTCAATTTGGCATATGAAGCCATCGACCGCCATGCAGAAACTCATCGTAAAAACAAGGTAGCACTTTATTACCGTGATGCATCAAGAAATGAAAAGTATACATTTAAAGATATGAAAGAAGAAACCAATAAGGCGGCAAATGTCTTCCGCTCTTTTGGGGATGTAGAAAAAGGCGACCGCGTATTCATCTTTATGCCAAGGTCTCCTGAGCTTTATTTTGCCGTACTTGGAGCAATCAAATTAGGCGCCATTGTAGGCCCGTTATTTGAAGCATTCATGGAGGGGGCAGTCAAGGACCGCCTCGAGGATAGCGAAGCAAAAGTGCTTGTGACGACTCCGGAATTGCTTGAGCGAGTACCTGTCGATGAACTTCCTGCATTAAAGCATATTTTCCTTGTAGGAAATGATGTGAAAGAAGAAGGAAAATACATCGACTTCCTTAAAAAAATGGAAACAGCAAGCAAGCATGCCGAGATTGAATGGGTCGACCGCACTGATGGATTAATCCTGCATTATACATCAGGTTCGACCGGCAAGCCAAAAGGCGTCCTTCATGTCCATAATGCCATGATCCAGCACTATCAGACTGCCAAGTGGGTCCTTGATTTAAAAGAAGATGATGTCTATTGGTGCACAGCCGATCCCGGCTGGGTCACAGGGACTTCATACGGAATTTTCGGCCCTTGGCTAACAGGGACATCGAACGTCATTGTAGGGGGAAGATTCAGTCCGGAAAATTGGTATCAAACGATCGAAGATTTCGGTGTGACGGTCTGGTACAGCGCTCCGACTGCTTTCCGGATGCTGATGGGGGCAGGGGACGACATTGTGAAGAAATTCAATCTTTCTTCCCTAAGACATATCCTGAGTGTAGGAGAGCCGCTGAATCCTGAAGTGGTTCGCTGGGGAATGAAGGTGTTCAACCTAAGGATTCATGACACATGGTGGATGACGGAAACGGGCGCCCAGTTGATCTGCAACTATCCATGCATGGAAATTAAGCCTGGCTCCATGGGGAAACCGATTCCTGGCGTCAAAGCGGCCATCGTGGATGACCAGGGAAAGGAACTTCCTCCAAACCGCATGGGCAACCTTGCCATTAAAAAAGGCTGGCCGTCCATGATGCACACCATTTGGAAAAATGAGCCTAAGTATCAATCCTATTTCATGCCTGGTGACTGGTATGTATCCGGGGATTCTGCCTACATGGACAAAGACGGCTATTTCTGGTTCCAGGGCAGGGTGGATGATGTCATCATGACTTCCGGGGAGAGAGTCGGGCCGTTTGAAGTGGAGAGCAAATTGGTTGAGCATCCTGCCATTGCGGAAGCGGGTGTCATCGGGAAGCCTGATCCTGTCCGAGGAGAAATCATCAAAGCATTCGTAGCACTTCGAACTGGATATGAAGCCACTGATGAACTGAAAGAAGAAATCCGCCAGTTTGTAAAGAAAGGTCTTGCAGCACACGCGGCTCCGAGAGAAATTGAGTTCCGCGATAAACTGCCTAAGACACGAAGCGGCAAGATTATGCGCAGGGTATTGAAAGCATGGGAATTAGACCTTCCAACAGGCGACTTGTCGACAATGGAAGATTAA
- a CDS encoding GNAT family N-acetyltransferase: protein MEHKKTYNVMELKTAKGNLTIEGPISPKQLEEMEFHEDLTSFRPPHQQHKALIEIAGLPEGRIIAARDHNTVVGYVTYLYPDPLERWSHGKMENLIELGAIEVIPKYRGSSVGKNLLKVSMMDQAMEDYIIITTEYYWHWDLKGTGLNVWEYRKVMEKMMNAGGLVWYATDDPEISSHPANCLMARIGSRIDADSVQQFDKLRFMNRFMY, encoded by the coding sequence ATGGAACATAAAAAAACTTACAATGTAATGGAATTAAAGACAGCAAAAGGGAATTTGACCATTGAAGGCCCCATTTCTCCCAAACAGCTGGAGGAGATGGAATTTCACGAGGATCTGACATCCTTCAGGCCCCCTCACCAACAGCATAAAGCCCTTATCGAAATCGCAGGCCTCCCGGAGGGCAGGATCATAGCGGCAAGAGATCACAATACCGTTGTCGGCTACGTTACCTATCTTTACCCCGACCCTCTTGAAAGGTGGTCGCATGGAAAGATGGAAAATCTGATTGAACTGGGGGCAATTGAAGTAATCCCTAAGTATAGAGGCAGTTCAGTCGGTAAAAACCTCTTGAAAGTTTCCATGATGGATCAGGCAATGGAAGATTACATCATAATCACTACAGAATATTATTGGCATTGGGATTTAAAAGGGACAGGTTTAAATGTTTGGGAGTACCGCAAAGTCATGGAAAAAATGATGAATGCAGGTGGACTCGTCTGGTATGCAACAGATGATCCCGAGATAAGTTCACACCCAGCCAACTGCTTGATGGCAAGGATCGGCTCCCGAATTGATGCTGATTCCGTTCAACAGTTTGATAAACTCCGCTTCATGAATCGATTTATGTATTAA
- a CDS encoding acetoin utilization AcuB family protein, which yields MIIEQIMKTHVETLTPQHTLKSAIELMRAKKIRHIPIVNENNEVVGLVTDRDVKDAAPSIFEENGSREEFAAPLQRIMQKDIITGHPLDFVEEAASLFYEHHIGCMPITRDKKLVGIITETDLLYTLVELTGGNQPGSQIEVKVPNKAGMLSEVAGIISSHKANVHSVLVYPDKENSEHKILVFRVGTMNPVNVINALKSEGHVVLWPNMPGMPS from the coding sequence ATGATTATTGAACAAATCATGAAGACACATGTGGAGACATTGACGCCACAACACACTTTAAAATCAGCCATAGAGCTTATGAGAGCAAAAAAAATCCGCCACATCCCAATCGTCAATGAAAACAATGAAGTGGTCGGACTGGTGACAGATCGTGATGTGAAAGATGCAGCACCTTCCATTTTCGAGGAAAATGGAAGCCGGGAAGAATTTGCTGCTCCACTTCAACGAATCATGCAGAAGGACATCATTACGGGTCATCCATTGGACTTTGTGGAAGAGGCGGCCTCCCTATTTTACGAGCACCATATTGGGTGCATGCCGATTACGCGCGATAAAAAACTTGTAGGAATCATTACAGAAACCGACCTGCTTTATACCCTTGTGGAACTGACAGGCGGAAATCAGCCAGGCTCCCAAATAGAAGTCAAAGTCCCGAATAAAGCAGGAATGCTTTCAGAAGTTGCCGGAATCATCAGCAGCCATAAAGCAAACGTACATAGCGTCTTAGTGTACCCTGACAAAGAGAACTCTGAACACAAGATACTTGTATTCAGGGTAGGAACGATGAATCCGGTTAATGTCATCAATGCTTTAAAAAGTGAAGGCCATGTGGTCCTTTGGCCGAATATGCCGGGTATGCCATCATGA
- a CDS encoding acetoin utilization protein AcuC — MKKEALFVYSDDLLNYRFSEHHPFNQQRLTLTLDLLKDLHAIQDSDIIPPRMASEEELFLALNPSFVEAVKAAGEGRMGAEKAEDFGLGTEDTPIFPKMHEASSLMAGGTLEAVDAVMSGRCDHALHLGGGLHHGFRGKASGFCIYNDCSIAIKYLREKYNARVLYVDTDAHHGDGVQWSFFDDDQVCTLSIHETGRYLFPGTGNVHEKGSGKGYGYSFNIPLDAFTEDESWLLAYETSFREIIEFFKPDVILTQNGADAHYFDPLTHLSSTMNIYREIPRIAHELAHAYCGGKWIAVGGGGYDIWRVVPRAWSYIWLEMTGQMDKLEEQLPQSWLEKWQPQSPVSLIPTWQDPQEMYKPIPRKQEINEKNAQTVEKALYSIRKETR, encoded by the coding sequence ATGAAAAAAGAGGCTTTATTCGTCTATTCGGATGATTTGCTCAACTATCGTTTCTCAGAGCATCATCCGTTTAATCAGCAAAGATTGACATTGACTTTGGATTTGTTGAAGGACCTTCATGCAATACAGGACAGTGATATCATCCCTCCAAGAATGGCATCTGAGGAAGAGTTATTCCTTGCCCTCAATCCATCCTTTGTAGAAGCAGTCAAAGCGGCTGGTGAAGGTCGGATGGGCGCTGAGAAGGCTGAAGATTTTGGTCTGGGGACCGAGGATACGCCGATTTTCCCCAAAATGCATGAAGCTAGTTCCTTAATGGCAGGCGGCACCTTGGAAGCTGTTGATGCGGTTATGAGCGGCAGATGCGACCATGCCCTTCATCTTGGCGGCGGACTGCACCATGGCTTTAGGGGAAAAGCGTCTGGATTTTGTATTTATAACGACTGCTCCATTGCCATCAAGTATTTACGGGAAAAATATAATGCACGTGTTCTCTACGTAGATACTGATGCCCACCACGGGGACGGGGTGCAATGGTCTTTCTTTGATGACGACCAGGTTTGTACGCTCTCGATACATGAAACGGGAAGATATCTTTTCCCCGGCACAGGGAACGTTCATGAAAAAGGAAGCGGGAAGGGCTATGGGTACTCCTTCAATATTCCACTTGATGCCTTTACAGAAGATGAATCATGGCTTTTGGCATATGAAACATCATTCAGGGAAATCATTGAGTTTTTTAAACCTGATGTCATCCTGACTCAAAATGGAGCAGATGCCCATTATTTCGACCCGCTAACGCATTTATCTTCTACCATGAATATTTATCGGGAAATCCCACGTATTGCCCACGAATTGGCCCATGCCTACTGTGGAGGAAAGTGGATTGCCGTCGGAGGCGGGGGCTATGACATCTGGAGAGTGGTTCCACGTGCATGGTCATACATATGGCTGGAAATGACAGGGCAAATGGATAAACTGGAAGAGCAGCTTCCCCAATCATGGCTGGAAAAATGGCAGCCGCAATCACCTGTTTCCCTGATTCCAACCTGGCAGGATCCACAGGAGATGTACAAGCCCATTCCACGCAAACAGGAAATTAACGAGAAAAATGCCCAGACTGTCGAAAAAGCGCTCTATTCCATCCGAAAGGAAACGAGGTAA